A genomic segment from Saprospiraceae bacterium encodes:
- the cas2 gene encoding CRISPR-associated endonuclease Cas2 codes for MPHLICYDISANTLRTKISRKIQEYGLDRINKSVYLGNISESSLTNLELLIHKWLQAKGDPQDSLIIIPVTAAQIHQMKVYGLNELDKEELSGDKSTLII; via the coding sequence ATGCCTCACCTCATCTGTTATGACATTTCAGCCAATACCCTTCGCACCAAGATTAGCCGTAAAATACAGGAATATGGTTTGGATCGAATCAATAAATCCGTATATTTAGGGAATATATCTGAAAGCTCATTGACAAACCTGGAATTACTCATTCACAAATGGCTCCAAGCCAAAGGAGACCCACAGGATAGTCTTATCATTATACCCGTTACTGCTGCCCAGATACATCAGATGAAGGTATACGGCCTCAACGAGTTGGATAAAGAAGAACTTAGTGGCGATAAAAGCACCTTGATTATCTAG
- a CDS encoding transposase: MNQIPSLFIGIDVSKDFLVVAYRLADLSWKVIKFKNDAEGIALFIASLVEPATTQVILEATGTYSMKLVFALCQSNIKVSVLNPKQSKGFIQGVLLSTTKTDEKDACGLALYGEVNRPKCFVVPDEKILQVKQLQNLVQQLKKQRRSLGNQLHALSFHPCPNAYVVNMTTENLERCEAQIIQTQQLICQVSEEAFNHAFELARSVVGIGPAIAQAILMTTNALQDFDNSKQLAKFIGVCPTQFESGTSIKGRGSIAKTGDP; the protein is encoded by the coding sequence ATGAATCAGATTCCAAGTTTGTTTATCGGTATTGATGTTAGCAAAGATTTTTTAGTCGTCGCTTATCGGCTTGCCGACTTAAGTTGGAAGGTCATTAAATTCAAAAATGATGCAGAAGGGATAGCGCTTTTTATCGCTTCTTTGGTTGAGCCAGCTACGACTCAGGTGATCCTGGAAGCGACCGGTACTTATTCTATGAAATTGGTTTTTGCACTTTGTCAAAGCAACATTAAAGTGTCCGTACTCAATCCTAAACAGAGCAAAGGATTCATCCAGGGGGTCTTGCTTTCTACCACCAAAACGGATGAAAAAGATGCTTGTGGATTAGCACTCTATGGGGAAGTAAATCGGCCTAAATGTTTTGTGGTGCCAGATGAAAAAATACTGCAAGTCAAGCAGTTACAGAATCTTGTGCAGCAACTTAAGAAGCAAAGAAGGAGTTTGGGAAATCAGTTGCATGCCCTCTCTTTTCACCCTTGTCCTAACGCGTATGTGGTCAACATGACGACGGAAAATCTTGAGCGTTGTGAAGCACAAATCATCCAAACCCAGCAACTCATTTGCCAGGTCTCGGAGGAGGCTTTTAACCACGCTTTTGAGCTTGCCCGCTCTGTGGTGGGCATCGGCCCAGCGATTGCCCAAGCCATTTTGATGACCACTAATGCGCTCCAGGATTTTGACAACAGCAAACAATTGGCCAAGTTTATCGGCGTTTGTCCAACCCAATTTGAATCAGGGACTTCTATCAAAGGCAGAGGCAGTATTGCTAAAACGGGAGACCCCTAG